The Jiangella alba genome includes the window ACCGGGAAACGTCCCTAGAAATGGGACGACCCGTGGGCTGCTTCCACGCTGAGCGACACAAGGTCGTCAGTCGTGGCCCGGACGGACCAGCGCCGGGAGCCCACGGGTCGGGTGACTGCTCGGTAGTGCCAGCAACCAAGCCGGCGAACCGCTGGGGTCACCCCCAAGTCCTGCGACGAGCAGGGCTGCTAGCGAGCAGCCACCTCACGAGTCCGATAGCTATTCATCTACTGGACCACCTCCTCTCCGTGTGCCCACCACGTTATGCGCCTACCCGACCCCGCGGCAACGCCTTTTTCGTGGGGTGAACGCGGGAACAAAACGGGGTGTGTCAGGCGATCGCGATCCAGGTCGAACGGGCCCGGCCGAGCACCCGGCCGTCGGCGCCGTAGAGAGTGGAGTCGGTCCAGGTCTTGCGGCCCTCGGTGCCGACGAGCGCGCCCATGACCAGGCACGATTCGCTGGGCAGCGGGAGGTCCGTGACGGCGGCGGTGATGCGGCCGAGCACCATGGGACGGCCCTCGATGGGCGCCGACCAGCCGCCTGGGCAGTCGAGAGCGGCCCAGACGAACTCGGGGGCGCCGGCGACGTCGGGGGCGACGGACCAGAGGCAGGCGGTGCGGCCGTCGCCGACGCGGCCGGGGAACAGGCGCAGGCCGTCCTCGGGGGAGCGGGCCGGGCCGCAGACGAAGCACTCGGGGAACGGGTGGGCGGTGAAGCCCGGGTACCGCGCCGAGATCTCCGCGACCTCGTCGACGGGGACGGGCGGGACGGCGGCGAGGTCGTCGGGGGCGGCGGCGACGACCGCGACCAGGGTGGAGCCGTCGGACAGCTCCAGGGCATCGGGCGCCGACGGCCGCACCGTCAGCGGTGTGTCGAGCGGCGGCGGCGTGCGCAGCGTGACCGTCGCCGGACCCTCGCCGAGGCGGCCCGCCAGCAGGCCGGCCACGTACCCGCCGTTGCCCGACGTCGTGGGACCGCGGAACCGGGACCGCACCGTCACCGTCATGGTGACCGAGGGTAGCGATACGGTGCGGACCGAGACGAAAGAGCCCGGGAGGAACGCATGACGGTGATCGCCGGTGCGCAGATGGTCACGCCCGACGGCGTGGTGCAGGACGGCTGGCTGCAGACCGACGGCGAGCGCATCGCCGCGCTCGGGTCCGGCCCGCCGCCGGCGAACGCCGACCGCGACCTCGGCGGACGCTGGCTCGTGCCCGGGTTCGTCGACATGCACACGCACGGCGGGGGCGGCGGCAGCGTGGTGGGCGCCGACGACGAGGCCGTGCGCACGTTCGTCGCCACGCACCGCCGCCACGGCACCACGTCCATTGTCGCGAGCCTGGTCACCGGTGAGTACGACGCGCTCGAGCACGACGTGCGGGTGCTGGCCGAGCTGACCGGCGAAGGGCTCGTCGCGGGCGTGCACCTGGAGGGGCCGTGGATTTCGCCGGCCCGCAAGGGCGCCCACGACGAGCGCGCCCTCCGCGTGCCCGAACCGGACGCCGTCGACCGTCTGCTCAAGGCCGGCAACGGCACGGTCCGCATGGTCACCCTCGCGCCCGAGCTCGACCACGGTCTCGACGCGGTGCGCGCGGTCGTCGCGGCGGGCGCCGTCGCCGCCGTCGGGCACACCGACGCGACCTACGACGTGACGAGGCAGGCGATCGACGCCGGCGCGACGGTCGCGACGCACCTGTTCAACGCGATGGCGCCGGTGCACCACCGCGACCCGGGCCCCATCGTGGCGCTGCTGGAGGACGAGCGGGTCACGGTCGAGTTGATCCTGGACGGCGTCCACCTGCACGCCGCCATCGCCCGCATGGTGCGCAGCGCCGCCGGCCCGCAGCGCATCGCGCTGGTCACCGACGCCATGGACGCGACGGACATCGGCGACGGCGAGTACGTGCTCGGCGACATGGCGGTCCGGGTCCAGGACGGGGTCGCCCGGCTGGTCGAGGGCGGCTCCATCGCCGGCAGCACGCTCACCATGGACCACGCCTTCCGCTTCGCCGTCCAGCAGGCCGGGTTCACCGTGCCCGAGGCGGTGCGCGCGACGTCGGCCACGCCGGCCCGGCTGCTCGGCCTCGACGGCCGCACCGGCGCGCTCGTCCCCGGCCTCGACGCCGACCTCGTCGTGCTCGACGCCGACCTCGCCGTCGACGCCGTCATGGCCCGCGGGGAGTGGTCACCCTAGGGCGAAGCTGGCCAGCACACGGGACCGCTCCGGCTGGTACCACGCGAGGTCGACGCGGTCGGCGACGCAGGTGACGGGGACGGTGTCGCCCAGGGCGTCGCGGGTGGAGGCCACCGACACGTCCGCCGAGAGCTGGTCGAGGGTGAGGTGCGGCACGACGTCGGGGAACTCGCCGCCGTACGGCGGGCACTGCGGGAACGCCGCGACGAGCGCCTCGGTGAGCGCGCGGAACGGGTCGGCCGGCTCGGGCGCGAGGTAGACGATGCCGTTCGGGAACGTCTCCAGGCGGCGCAGCGTGAACGTGATCGGTTCCGCGGCCGCGGCGATGGCCGCCACGGTGTCCAGCGCGGCGGGATCGGGCGCCGGCAGGAACGGCGCCAGCGCCGTGATGTGCGCGTGCGTGAACGCCGGGTCGGGGGAGACGTACGCGCGGTCGTAGTGCTCGAACCGGCCGCGCACGAACGTCTCCAGTGCCGGAACGGGAACCTGCAGGACCGTGTAGCCCACCAAGGGTGTGTCTCCCGGGTCCGTGGCCTGCTGCGCGGCGCCCAGGCGGCGCCTCGCGGCGTTCTCGTCAGTCGTCATAGAACCCCGCTATGACTCCTTCCTCGGCCTTGCGAGGCATCCACCTGGACGCCGCTCGCGACGGCCGAGACCCGGGAGACACACCCTACTCATCGGCCCAGGCGCGCAGCACGTGCGCGGCCGCCTCCTCCGCCGTCCAGCCGTAGCCGTCGGCCTTGCGCCGCAGCCGCTTGCGGTCGCGCTTGGACAGCGCGACCACGACCTCGGCGTCGTCGTCGCCGGGGCGCGCCTTCTTCTTCTTGTGCTTCTTGACCGCCTTGGCGACGTCGGCTTCGTCGACGGAGAGCGAGGAGAGGTGCGGCGCGGCGGAGCGGACGGTGCCGTCGGGACGGCGGACGAGGGCCGGCCGCGGCGGAGGCAGCGACGAGCTCATCGGGACACCCCCTTCGAGAACGGTCCGGCGCCGGCCCGGGACGTGCTCAGCAGCAGCGCGAGGTAGCCGGCGAAGATGCGGCCGGCCTCGCGCGCGCCCGGCGACGGCCAGCGCTGCACCGGCACCCCGGCGCCCTGGGCGCGCGAGATGGCCGAGCGCTCAGGCAGCACGGGGTCGATGACGAGGTCGCGGTAGGCGGCGATCAGCTCGTCGAGGCGGTAGCGGTGCTCGGCGGAGCCGGCCCGGAACCGGTTGACGACGATGCCGGCCGGCCGCAGCCGCAGGTTGTGGGCGCTGCGGACGGCGTCGACGGCGTCGAGTGCCTGCTGGGCGCCGGCCAGCGCGAACGCCGTCGGCTCGGTGACGACGAGCGCGGTGTCGCTGGCCGCCAGCGCGTTGCGGGTCAGCTCGGCCAGGCTGGGCGGGCAGTCGATCAGCACGAGGTCGGCGTCGCGCAGGCCGGCCAGCGCGGTGCGCACGTGGTGGCGTCCGGCCGGGCCGTCGGGCGGATGGTTGCGCCGCTCCAGCGCGGGCTCGCCGGCGAGGACGCGGACCGGCTCGCCCCAGCCGCTGACGGCGA containing:
- a CDS encoding 2'-5' RNA ligase family protein, whose product is MTTDENAARRRLGAAQQATDPGDTPLVGYTVLQVPVPALETFVRGRFEHYDRAYVSPDPAFTHAHITALAPFLPAPDPAALDTVAAIAAAAEPITFTLRRLETFPNGIVYLAPEPADPFRALTEALVAAFPQCPPYGGEFPDVVPHLTLDQLSADVSVASTRDALGDTVPVTCVADRVDLAWYQPERSRVLASFALG
- the nagA gene encoding N-acetylglucosamine-6-phosphate deacetylase, which translates into the protein MTVIAGAQMVTPDGVVQDGWLQTDGERIAALGSGPPPANADRDLGGRWLVPGFVDMHTHGGGGGSVVGADDEAVRTFVATHRRHGTTSIVASLVTGEYDALEHDVRVLAELTGEGLVAGVHLEGPWISPARKGAHDERALRVPEPDAVDRLLKAGNGTVRMVTLAPELDHGLDAVRAVVAAGAVAAVGHTDATYDVTRQAIDAGATVATHLFNAMAPVHHRDPGPIVALLEDERVTVELILDGVHLHAAIARMVRSAAGPQRIALVTDAMDATDIGDGEYVLGDMAVRVQDGVARLVEGGSIAGSTLTMDHAFRFAVQQAGFTVPEAVRATSATPARLLGLDGRTGALVPGLDADLVVLDADLAVDAVMARGEWSP
- a CDS encoding ParA family protein, which encodes MSVLSLKGGVGKTSVTLGLAGAAAAQKLRCVVVDLDPQGNATTVLAPDGVRFTANDVLTGDHPVAIGDALAVSGWGEPVRVLAGEPALERRNHPPDGPAGRHHVRTALAGLRDADLVLIDCPPSLAELTRNALAASDTALVVTEPTAFALAGAQQALDAVDAVRSAHNLRLRPAGIVVNRFRAGSAEHRYRLDELIAAYRDLVIDPVLPERSAISRAQGAGVPVQRWPSPGAREAGRIFAGYLALLLSTSRAGAGPFSKGVSR